The proteins below are encoded in one region of Mycobacterium shinjukuense:
- the recF gene encoding DNA replication/repair protein RecF (All proteins in this family for which functions are known are DNA-binding proteins that assist the filamentation of RecA onto DNA for the initiation of recombination or recombinational repair.): MYVRRLALRDFRSWAHAELELYPGRTVFVGPNGFGKTNLIEALWYSTTLSSHRVATDVPLVRVGADRAVVSTIVVSGGRECAVDVEIAAGRANKARLNRSPVRSTREVVGVLRAVLFAPEDLALVRGDPADRRGYLDDLATVRRPAIGALRAEYDRVLRQRTALLKSVSGARSRGDRGALDTLDVWDSRLVEHGAELMAARIDLVNALAPEVQRAYQLLAPESRSASIGYRPSMAAIGAGDHCGTDRGVLRAGLLAALAARRDAELERGVCLVGPHRDDLELRLGDRVAKGFASHGESWSLAVALRLAAYELLRADGSEPVLLLDDVFAELDATRRRALASVAESAEQVLVTAAALDDVPAGWDARLVHVDLREGDTGPVSAVRP, from the coding sequence GTGTACGTCCGGCGGTTGGCGCTGCGTGACTTTCGATCCTGGGCGCACGCAGAGCTTGAATTGTATCCCGGGCGCACGGTGTTCGTCGGCCCCAATGGCTTTGGTAAGACGAATCTTATTGAAGCGCTGTGGTATTCGACCACCTTGAGTTCCCACCGTGTCGCCACCGATGTGCCGCTGGTCCGTGTGGGAGCGGACCGCGCGGTGGTTTCCACCATCGTGGTCAGCGGGGGTAGGGAATGCGCGGTCGACGTGGAGATCGCCGCCGGTCGGGCCAACAAGGCGCGGTTGAACCGATCACCGGTGCGCAGCACGCGCGAAGTGGTCGGGGTGCTGCGAGCGGTGTTGTTCGCCCCCGAAGATTTGGCTTTGGTGCGCGGGGATCCGGCGGACCGCCGCGGCTACCTCGATGACCTCGCGACCGTGCGCCGGCCGGCGATCGGGGCGCTGCGTGCCGAGTACGACCGGGTGCTGCGGCAACGTACCGCGCTGTTGAAATCGGTGTCTGGAGCTCGAAGTCGAGGCGACCGGGGTGCCCTGGACACCCTCGACGTGTGGGACAGCCGGCTGGTCGAGCACGGGGCCGAGTTGATGGCGGCGCGCATCGACTTGGTGAATGCGTTGGCGCCGGAAGTGCAACGGGCATACCAGCTGTTGGCGCCGGAATCACGGTCGGCTTCGATCGGTTACCGTCCCAGCATGGCAGCGATCGGTGCCGGCGACCATTGCGGCACCGATCGCGGGGTGCTGCGCGCCGGTCTGCTGGCGGCGCTGGCGGCGCGCCGCGACGCCGAGCTGGAGCGCGGGGTATGTCTGGTGGGTCCGCATCGTGACGACCTGGAGCTGCGACTCGGTGATCGGGTCGCCAAAGGTTTTGCCAGCCACGGGGAGTCGTGGTCGTTGGCGGTGGCGCTGCGATTGGCGGCCTACGAATTGTTGCGTGCCGACGGCAGCGAGCCGGTGTTGCTGCTCGACGATGTGTTCGCCGAATTAGATGCCACCCGCCGCCGCGCGCTGGCCTCGGTGGCCGAGTCGGCCGAGCAGGTGCTGGTCACCGCGGCGGCGCTGGACGACGTCCCGGCGGGCTGGGACGCTAGGTTGGTGCACGTCGATCTGCGCGAGGGCGACACCGGGCCGGTATCGGCGGTGCGGCCGTGA
- the rpmH gene encoding 50S ribosomal protein L34 gives MAKGKRTFQPNNRRRARVHGFRLRMRTRAGRAIVAGRRRKGRRALSA, from the coding sequence GTGGCCAAGGGCAAGCGGACCTTTCAGCCGAACAACAGGCGCCGAGCCCGCGTCCACGGTTTTCGACTGCGGATGCGTACCCGGGCGGGGCGAGCCATCGTGGCCGGCCGGCGCCGTAAGGGTCGTCGCGCGCTGTCTGCCTGA
- the dnaA gene encoding chromosomal replication initiator protein DnaA produces MTDDPGSGFATVWNAVVSELNGELSNGTTLTAPLTPQQRAWLNLVQPLTIVEGFALLSVPSSFVQHEIERHLRTPITDALSRRLGHQIELGVRIAPPSPNDLDDDSLPADSPPDSFSHTKDAGAELPTDRDDPDDTGETLGAHHGWPAYFAERPHSTTTSAAGGTSLNRRYTFDTFVIGASNRFAHAATLAIAEAPARAYNPLFIWGESGLGKTHLLHAAGNYTQRLFPGMRVKYVSTEEFTNDFINSLRDDRKVAFKRSYRDVDVLLVDDIQFIEGKEGIQEEFFHTFNTLHNANKQIVISSDRPPKQLATLEDRLRTRFEWGLITDVQPPELETRIAILRKKAQMERLAVPDDVLELIASSIERNIRELEGALIRVTAFASLNKTPINKALAEIVLRDLIADASTMQISAATIMAATAEYFDTTVEELRGPGKTRALAQSRQIAMYLCRELTDLSLPKIGQAFGRDHTTVMYAQRKILSEMAERREVFDHVKELTTRIRQRSKR; encoded by the coding sequence TTGACCGATGACCCCGGTTCCGGATTCGCCACGGTATGGAACGCGGTCGTCTCCGAACTCAACGGTGAACTCAGCAACGGCACCACCCTGACCGCGCCGCTGACCCCTCAGCAACGGGCGTGGCTGAACCTCGTGCAGCCACTCACCATCGTCGAGGGGTTTGCCCTGTTATCGGTGCCCAGCAGCTTCGTGCAACACGAAATCGAACGTCACCTGCGTACCCCCATCACCGACGCGCTCAGCCGTCGACTCGGCCACCAAATCGAGCTCGGTGTGCGTATCGCTCCACCTTCACCCAACGACCTCGACGACGACTCCCTGCCGGCCGACTCGCCGCCGGACTCCTTCTCCCATACCAAAGACGCCGGTGCGGAACTGCCTACAGATCGTGACGACCCCGATGACACCGGGGAAACCCTCGGCGCCCACCACGGTTGGCCGGCCTACTTCGCCGAGCGCCCGCATAGCACCACCACCTCTGCCGCGGGTGGGACCAGCCTCAACCGTCGCTACACCTTCGACACGTTCGTCATCGGTGCATCCAATCGGTTCGCGCACGCCGCCACCCTGGCCATCGCGGAAGCACCGGCCCGCGCCTACAACCCGCTGTTCATTTGGGGCGAATCCGGCTTAGGCAAAACACATCTGCTCCACGCCGCCGGCAACTACACGCAACGACTGTTCCCCGGCATGCGGGTCAAATACGTCTCCACCGAGGAATTCACCAACGACTTCATCAACTCGCTGCGCGATGACCGCAAGGTTGCCTTCAAACGCAGTTACCGCGACGTCGACGTGCTGCTGGTCGACGACATCCAGTTCATCGAAGGCAAGGAAGGCATCCAGGAAGAGTTCTTCCACACCTTCAACACGCTGCACAACGCCAACAAACAGATCGTCATCTCCTCCGACCGGCCGCCCAAGCAACTGGCCACCCTCGAAGATCGGCTGCGAACCCGATTCGAGTGGGGGTTGATCACCGACGTGCAGCCCCCCGAGTTGGAAACCCGCATCGCCATTCTGCGCAAAAAAGCCCAGATGGAACGCCTCGCGGTGCCCGACGATGTCCTCGAGCTGATCGCCAGCAGCATCGAGCGCAACATCCGCGAACTCGAAGGTGCGCTCATCCGAGTCACCGCGTTTGCCTCACTGAACAAGACACCGATCAACAAGGCGCTGGCCGAGATCGTGCTTCGCGACCTCATCGCCGACGCCAGCACCATGCAAATCAGCGCGGCCACCATCATGGCCGCCACCGCCGAATACTTCGACACCACCGTCGAGGAACTGCGTGGTCCGGGCAAGACCCGGGCGCTAGCACAGTCGCGGCAGATCGCGATGTACCTGTGCCGTGAGCTCACCGACCTGTCACTACCCAAGATCGGCCAGGCGTTCGGTCGTGATCACACCACCGTGATGTATGCCCAGCGCAAGATCCTGTCCGAGATGGCCGAGCGCCGGGAGGTGTTCGATCACGTCAAGGAGCTCACTACCCGCATCCGGCAACGCTCCAAGCGCTGA
- the yidD gene encoding membrane protein insertion efficiency factor YidD, with protein MVSPLRPASCRFVPTCSKYAVDALTEYGLTRGGWLTVVRLAKCGPWHPGGWDPIPERRERAEKAGTGRGAATMPGESEPVV; from the coding sequence ATGGTGTCCCCGTTACGGCCGGCATCCTGTCGGTTCGTGCCCACCTGCAGCAAGTACGCCGTGGACGCGCTCACCGAGTACGGCCTAACCCGGGGGGGCTGGTTGACGGTGGTCCGGCTGGCCAAATGCGGACCGTGGCATCCGGGAGGATGGGATCCGATCCCGGAGCGCCGGGAACGGGCCGAGAAGGCGGGCACCGGCCGGGGCGCCGCAACGATGCCAGGGGAGAGTGAGCCTGTTGTTTGA
- the dnaN gene encoding DNA polymerase III subunit beta has protein sequence MDAATTRVGFTDLKFRLVREPFADAVSWVAKNLPTRPTVPVLAGVLLTGSDDGLTISGFDYEVSAEVEVAAEIASPGSVLVSGRLLSDITRALPNKPVDFYVDGNRVALTCGNARFSLPTMAVEDYPTLPALPEETGRLPAEVFAEAIAQVAIAAGRDDTLPMLTGIRVEISGETVVLAATDRFRLAVRQLTWSALDPEIEASVLVPAKTLAEAAKAATDGSDVSLSLGAGTGIGKDGLLGISGNGKRSTTRLLDAEFPRFRQLLPTEHTAVAVMDVAELTEAIKLVALVADRGAQVRMEFADGVLRLSAGADDVGRAEEDLAVDFAGDPLTIAFNPTYLTDGLGSVHTERVSFGFTTPGKPALLRPVSADETVPTGAGPFPAVPTDYVYLLMPVRLTG, from the coding sequence ATGGACGCGGCTACGACACGGGTTGGCTTCACCGACTTGAAGTTCCGGTTGGTGCGCGAGCCCTTTGCCGATGCGGTGTCGTGGGTGGCCAAAAATTTGCCCACCAGGCCCACCGTCCCGGTGCTCGCGGGAGTGTTGCTGACCGGTTCGGACGACGGCCTGACGATCTCCGGATTCGACTACGAGGTTTCCGCCGAAGTGGAGGTTGCCGCCGAAATTGCCTCTCCGGGCAGCGTTTTGGTATCTGGACGGTTGTTGTCCGACATTACCCGGGCGCTGCCGAACAAGCCGGTTGACTTCTACGTCGACGGCAACCGGGTGGCATTGACCTGCGGAAACGCCCGGTTTTCGCTGCCCACGATGGCGGTTGAGGATTACCCGACGCTGCCCGCGCTGCCCGAAGAAACCGGCAGGTTACCCGCGGAGGTGTTCGCCGAGGCGATCGCCCAGGTTGCCATCGCGGCCGGCCGCGATGACACGTTGCCGATGTTGACCGGGATCCGGGTCGAGATCTCCGGAGAAACGGTGGTTTTGGCCGCGACCGACAGGTTCCGGTTGGCGGTTCGCCAGCTGACCTGGTCGGCGCTGGACCCCGAGATCGAGGCCTCGGTGTTGGTGCCGGCCAAGACGCTGGCCGAGGCGGCCAAAGCCGCCACCGACGGTTCCGATGTTTCGCTGTCACTGGGTGCTGGAACGGGGATCGGAAAAGACGGGCTGCTGGGTATCAGCGGGAACGGCAAACGCAGCACCACTCGGCTGCTGGACGCCGAATTTCCAAGGTTTCGGCAATTGCTGCCCACCGAACACACCGCGGTGGCCGTCATGGACGTTGCCGAGTTGACCGAGGCGATCAAGTTAGTCGCGTTGGTGGCCGACCGCGGCGCGCAGGTGCGCATGGAGTTCGCCGACGGCGTGCTGCGGCTATCGGCTGGCGCCGACGACGTGGGCCGAGCCGAGGAAGACCTGGCGGTCGATTTTGCCGGCGATCCGCTGACGATCGCGTTCAACCCGACCTACCTGACCGACGGCTTGGGGTCAGTGCACACCGAGCGGGTGTCGTTTGGATTTACCACTCCGGGCAAGCCCGCATTGCTACGGCCGGTGTCGGCCGACGAAACGGTTCCGACCGGCGCCGGGCCGTTCCCGGCGGTGCCGACGGATTACGTGTATCTGCTGATGCCGGTTCGGTTGACGGGCTGA
- a CDS encoding DUF721 family protein, producing MTGSDAHRGEQVPPPEIDLVRRTLQEARAAARARGRDVGWGRAAPVAPRRVAGKRRGWSGPGPDVRDPQLLGRLARELATKRGWSIRVAEGTVFGRWSAMVGQQIADHATPTALSDGVLSVAAESTAWATQLRIIQAELLAKIAAAVGSGVVTSLKITGPAAPSWRKGSRHIAGRGPRDTYG from the coding sequence GTGACCGGGTCCGACGCGCACCGCGGCGAGCAAGTACCGCCGCCGGAGATCGACCTGGTGAGACGAACCCTGCAGGAAGCCCGCGCGGCGGCCCGGGCGCGGGGACGCGACGTCGGCTGGGGCCGTGCGGCGCCGGTGGCCCCGCGTCGGGTCGCCGGGAAACGACGCGGCTGGTCGGGGCCCGGGCCCGACGTACGCGATCCGCAACTCCTGGGCCGGTTGGCACGCGAACTGGCGACCAAGCGCGGCTGGTCTATACGCGTTGCCGAGGGCACGGTGTTCGGCCGGTGGAGCGCGATGGTCGGCCAGCAGATCGCCGACCACGCCACACCGACCGCGCTGAGCGACGGGGTGCTCAGCGTGGCCGCCGAATCCACGGCGTGGGCGACACAATTGAGGATCATCCAAGCCGAGTTGTTGGCCAAGATCGCCGCGGCCGTCGGCAGCGGTGTGGTGACATCGTTGAAGATCACCGGCCCGGCGGCCCCGTCGTGGCGAAAGGGGTCGCGACACATCGCGGGCAGGGGACCCCGCGACACGTATGGATAG
- the rnpA gene encoding ribonuclease P protein component: MLSAHNRMRRSTEFDAAVKHGTRTALPDMVVHVRRDTDDPTGPRVGLIITKRVGSAVDRHRVARRLRHVVRPMLTALHPCDQVVIRALPSSRRVSSAWLEQQVRTGLQRAVDGAGTDR; the protein is encoded by the coding sequence GTGCTTTCGGCACATAACCGCATGAGGCGGTCGACGGAATTCGATGCCGCGGTGAAGCATGGGACACGAACCGCGCTGCCCGACATGGTGGTTCATGTCCGGCGGGACACCGACGACCCAACCGGCCCACGAGTCGGGTTGATCATCACCAAGCGAGTGGGCTCGGCGGTGGATCGTCATCGGGTGGCGCGCCGGCTGCGACACGTCGTCCGGCCGATGTTGACTGCGTTGCATCCGTGCGACCAGGTGGTGATTCGCGCGTTGCCGAGCAGCCGGCGGGTGTCGTCGGCGTGGTTAGAACAACAGGTGCGAACCGGGTTGCAGCGCGCTGTCGACGGTGCGGGTACCGACCGGTGA
- the yidC gene encoding membrane protein insertase YidC encodes MSLLFDVFSLDFIYYPVSWIMWLWYKLFALVLGPSNFFAWALSVMFLVFTLRALLYKPFVRQIRTTRQMQELQPQIKALQKKYGKDRQRMALEMQKLQREHGFNPILGCLPMLAQIPVFLGLYHVLRSFNRTTGGFGQPEMSVIENRLTGNYVFTPTDVGHFLDANLFGAPIGASMTQRGGLDAFVDFSRPAVIAVGVPVMILAGVATYFNSRASIARQSPEAAANPQTAMMNKLALYVFPLGVVVGGPFLPLAIILYWFSNNIWTFGQQHYVFGMIEREDEAKKREALQRRAANAPAPGAKPKRAGKPSGSGGTESSRDAGGVTPDSMGSKPDGGAPEARGGKAAADKSNPAGGNGGPSSRTPRPGARPKKRKR; translated from the coding sequence GTGAGCCTGTTGTTTGACGTCTTCAGCCTCGACTTCATCTACTACCCGGTGTCGTGGATCATGTGGCTGTGGTACAAGCTGTTCGCGCTGGTGCTGGGGCCGTCGAACTTTTTCGCCTGGGCACTGTCGGTGATGTTTCTGGTTTTCACCCTGCGGGCGCTGCTGTACAAGCCGTTCGTTCGGCAGATCCGCACCACCCGGCAGATGCAGGAACTGCAACCACAGATCAAGGCGCTGCAGAAGAAGTACGGCAAGGATCGTCAGCGCATGGCGCTGGAAATGCAGAAGCTGCAACGCGAGCACGGCTTCAACCCGATCCTGGGTTGCTTGCCCATGCTGGCGCAGATCCCGGTGTTCCTGGGGCTTTACCACGTGCTGCGTTCGTTCAACCGCACGACGGGCGGCTTCGGGCAGCCCGAAATGTCGGTGATCGAAAACCGGCTGACCGGCAACTACGTGTTCACGCCCACCGATGTGGGCCACTTCCTCGACGCCAACCTGTTTGGTGCCCCGATCGGCGCGTCGATGACACAACGCGGCGGGCTGGACGCCTTCGTGGACTTCAGCCGCCCCGCGGTGATCGCGGTGGGTGTGCCGGTGATGATCCTTGCCGGCGTCGCCACCTACTTCAACAGCCGCGCATCGATAGCCCGGCAGAGCCCGGAGGCGGCGGCGAATCCCCAGACGGCGATGATGAACAAGCTAGCGCTGTATGTGTTTCCGCTCGGGGTGGTGGTGGGCGGACCGTTCCTTCCGTTGGCCATCATCTTGTACTGGTTTTCCAACAACATCTGGACGTTCGGCCAGCAGCACTACGTGTTCGGCATGATCGAACGGGAAGATGAAGCTAAGAAGCGGGAAGCCCTGCAGCGGCGCGCGGCGAACGCGCCGGCGCCGGGCGCCAAACCCAAGCGCGCCGGGAAGCCGTCGGGGAGCGGTGGTACCGAATCGTCCAGGGACGCCGGTGGGGTCACACCCGATTCGATGGGCTCCAAGCCCGATGGCGGCGCGCCGGAAGCCCGGGGGGGCAAGGCGGCGGCGGACAAGTCGAACCCGGCGGGCGGCAACGGTGGCCCGAGCAGCCGCACTCCGCGCCCGGGTGCCCGACCGAAGAAGCGCAAACGGTGA
- the rsmG gene encoding 16S rRNA (guanine(527)-N(7))-methyltransferase RsmG codes for MFHVKHVGRGTRAEPTAMADAVTSATAERDAAAPDVAVPDVAAALFGSRLDVARQYAAALVGAGVQRGLVGPREATRLWERHLLNCAVIGELLDRGDRVVDIGSGAGLPGLPLAIARPDLRVVLLEPLLRRSEFLHEVVTDLGLAVEVVRGRAEEPWVRERLGGSDAVVSRAVATLDKVTRWSLPLLRQDGRMLAMKGERALDEVREHRRVMAAAGAADVRVVTCGANFLHPPAIVVLARRGTAAHRSARLANRGTA; via the coding sequence ATGTTTCACGTGAAACATGTCGGCCGTGGTACGCGGGCGGAGCCGACGGCGATGGCCGACGCGGTGACATCGGCCACCGCCGAGCGGGACGCCGCGGCGCCCGACGTAGCCGTTCCCGACGTGGCAGCCGCCCTCTTCGGTTCGCGGCTGGACGTCGCCCGGCAATACGCGGCGGCGTTGGTGGGCGCCGGGGTGCAACGCGGGCTTGTCGGCCCTCGCGAAGCAACCCGGTTGTGGGAGCGGCACCTGTTGAACTGCGCCGTGATCGGTGAGCTCCTGGATCGCGGCGACCGGGTCGTCGACATCGGCAGCGGCGCGGGCCTTCCGGGTCTGCCGTTGGCGATAGCGCGCCCCGACCTGCGTGTGGTTCTGCTCGAGCCGCTCCTGCGCCGGAGCGAGTTTCTTCACGAGGTGGTGACGGACCTGGGGTTGGCCGTGGAAGTGGTTCGCGGACGCGCCGAGGAGCCGTGGGTGCGCGAGCGGCTGGGCGGCAGCGACGCCGTGGTGTCGCGCGCGGTGGCGACATTGGACAAGGTGACGAGATGGAGCTTGCCCTTGTTGAGGCAGGATGGGCGGATGCTGGCGATGAAGGGGGAGCGGGCGCTCGACGAAGTCCGGGAGCACCGGCGTGTAATGGCCGCGGCCGGCGCCGCGGATGTCAGGGTAGTCACATGTGGCGCGAACTTTTTGCATCCGCCCGCAATCGTGGTGCTAGCGCGGCGCGGAACGGCGGCGCACCGGTCGGCACGGCTGGCGAACAGGGGAACGGCATGA
- a CDS encoding Jag family protein, producing MTDADSTELDAADTPTDGGAEDPAVSGAVAGPGAGAEEPDDLEERLVAEGEIAGDYLEELLDLLDFDGDIDLDVEGDRAVVSIDGSDDLNKLVGRGGEVLDALQELTRLAVHQKTGVRSRLMLDIASWRRRRREELAALGDKVARRVAETGKREELAPMTPFERKIVHDAVAAVPGVRSESEGTEPARRVVVLRDRPATNQ from the coding sequence ATGACCGACGCCGACAGCACCGAACTGGACGCCGCCGATACCCCGACCGACGGCGGCGCGGAGGACCCGGCGGTGTCGGGCGCCGTTGCCGGCCCGGGTGCTGGCGCCGAGGAACCCGACGATCTGGAGGAGCGGTTGGTCGCCGAGGGCGAGATCGCCGGCGACTATCTGGAAGAACTGCTGGATCTGCTGGACTTCGACGGCGACATCGACCTGGACGTCGAGGGCGACCGGGCGGTGGTGAGCATTGACGGCAGCGACGACCTCAACAAGCTGGTAGGCCGCGGCGGCGAGGTGCTCGACGCTTTACAGGAGCTAACCCGGCTGGCGGTGCACCAAAAGACGGGGGTGCGGAGCCGGCTGATGCTGGACATCGCGAGCTGGCGGCGGCGGCGGCGGGAAGAGTTGGCCGCATTGGGTGACAAGGTGGCCCGGCGGGTGGCCGAGACCGGTAAACGCGAGGAGCTCGCGCCGATGACCCCGTTCGAACGCAAGATCGTGCACGATGCGGTGGCGGCGGTGCCGGGTGTGCGCAGCGAAAGCGAGGGCACCGAGCCGGCGCGTCGGGTCGTGGTGTTGCGTGACCGGCCCGCGACCAATCAGTGA